In one Corallococcus silvisoli genomic region, the following are encoded:
- a CDS encoding serine/threonine-protein kinase — translation MALQAGDTFGRYELVSWLGRGGMAETWRAQLVGDAGVTKPVLIKKVLPEYANDEAFISMFISEARISATLSHGNVAQVFDFGRVDGEYFLAMEFVDGQPLHRILKRAMREGMPALPFPVAVFIAMEMCRGLHYAHTRTDGSGTPLGIVHRDISPDNVLVSYEGQVKIVDFGIAKAQLLRGFKTAPGVVKGKYLFFSPEQARGEDVDARTDVWATGVVLYELLCGRLPVEGPPHVVMTRVAHGEVPPPGELRPDLPAALNAIVLKALHPERSQRFESSHAFGEALAEFLYAHHPRFSSLSLAHLLRVMFRDDLTQQGRDLSIPNAFLDEMRSWREPGAALARKPTPSHVRGNTRRSPRAEPGPEADPPDALAPPGSRKLAVGLSTALLTVGAGCFWLLTSTSPPPATHGGGRPMERPPGALQAPPMETWDEAGIAKARWTVTQLQKEQHLEEALQLATRCFNALPQNPDCHWMLASTHALRQNTALAAFHYRAVLSLVPPEDSRRASVTAELRALEGDTSPPVEAASQPSEPSLDELRSRIQELTVQGDLPAALTLAHQCGTRFPREAECQLLLGALYARANDTRTSVNHYQRFLEFAPATHPSRKKVVKILDEADALSSATGRIAQPETFADMMEAGRTAFSNERYPEAATAYRNALAMRPGSADTKLELGLTLIKLQKATPSERKQAVRLLEDVTRQNPSNRRAWVGLETAYTLIGEPAKAKRANDRAQLFIRRNYSSPQKARELLRDF, via the coding sequence ATGGCACTCCAAGCGGGCGACACCTTCGGGCGTTATGAGCTGGTGTCCTGGCTGGGCCGGGGCGGCATGGCGGAGACGTGGCGCGCCCAGTTGGTAGGGGATGCGGGCGTGACCAAGCCTGTCCTCATCAAGAAGGTCCTCCCGGAGTACGCCAACGACGAAGCCTTCATCTCCATGTTCATCAGCGAGGCGCGCATCTCCGCCACGCTCTCCCATGGCAACGTCGCCCAGGTCTTCGACTTCGGCCGCGTGGACGGGGAGTACTTCCTCGCCATGGAGTTCGTGGACGGACAGCCCCTCCACCGCATCCTCAAGCGCGCGATGCGCGAGGGCATGCCCGCGCTGCCCTTCCCTGTCGCTGTCTTCATCGCGATGGAGATGTGCCGCGGCCTTCACTACGCCCATACGCGCACGGACGGCAGCGGAACGCCCCTGGGTATCGTCCACCGGGACATCTCTCCCGACAACGTGTTGGTGAGCTACGAAGGTCAGGTCAAGATCGTCGACTTTGGCATCGCCAAGGCGCAACTCTTGCGCGGCTTCAAGACGGCGCCGGGCGTGGTGAAGGGCAAATATCTCTTCTTCTCCCCGGAACAGGCGCGCGGCGAAGACGTGGATGCTCGCACCGATGTCTGGGCCACCGGCGTCGTGCTGTATGAACTGCTCTGCGGCAGGCTCCCCGTGGAAGGACCGCCCCACGTCGTGATGACGCGCGTGGCCCATGGCGAGGTTCCTCCCCCAGGGGAGTTACGGCCGGACCTGCCGGCCGCGCTCAACGCCATCGTCCTCAAGGCCTTGCATCCCGAGCGGTCCCAGCGCTTCGAGTCCAGCCATGCGTTTGGAGAAGCCCTGGCGGAGTTCCTGTACGCCCACCACCCCCGCTTCTCCTCGCTCAGCCTCGCGCACCTGCTGCGGGTGATGTTCCGGGACGACCTGACGCAACAGGGCCGGGACCTCTCCATCCCCAATGCCTTCCTGGATGAGATGCGGTCCTGGCGGGAACCAGGGGCGGCGCTCGCCCGGAAGCCCACGCCCTCCCACGTCCGGGGCAATACCCGGAGGTCCCCCCGCGCCGAGCCCGGGCCCGAGGCGGACCCTCCTGACGCGCTCGCGCCCCCTGGTTCGAGGAAGCTGGCCGTGGGGTTGAGCACCGCCCTCCTGACCGTGGGGGCCGGTTGCTTCTGGCTGCTCACGTCGACCAGCCCGCCCCCCGCCACGCACGGAGGGGGACGCCCCATGGAGCGCCCACCCGGAGCCCTCCAGGCGCCTCCCATGGAGACATGGGACGAAGCTGGGATCGCGAAGGCTCGGTGGACCGTGACTCAACTCCAGAAGGAGCAACACCTGGAAGAGGCATTGCAGCTCGCGACCCGGTGTTTCAACGCCCTCCCCCAGAACCCCGACTGCCATTGGATGCTCGCGAGCACCCACGCCCTGCGCCAGAACACCGCGCTGGCCGCGTTCCACTACCGGGCCGTCCTGAGCCTCGTGCCGCCGGAGGACTCCCGAAGGGCCTCGGTGACGGCCGAGCTGAGGGCCCTCGAAGGCGACACCTCGCCTCCCGTGGAGGCAGCCTCCCAGCCCTCCGAACCCTCCCTGGACGAACTGCGAAGCCGTATCCAGGAGCTGACGGTGCAAGGCGACCTCCCGGCCGCCTTGACGCTGGCGCATCAATGCGGGACGCGGTTCCCGCGCGAGGCCGAGTGTCAGCTCCTGCTGGGGGCGCTGTATGCGCGCGCCAATGACACCCGCACCAGCGTGAACCACTATCAACGCTTCCTGGAGTTCGCTCCCGCCACGCACCCCAGCCGCAAGAAGGTGGTGAAGATCCTCGACGAGGCGGACGCCCTGTCGTCGGCCACGGGCCGGATCGCTCAGCCAGAGACCTTCGCGGACATGATGGAAGCCGGCCGCACCGCCTTCAGCAACGAGCGATACCCGGAGGCGGCCACCGCCTACCGGAACGCGCTCGCGATGAGGCCCGGCTCGGCCGATACCAAGCTCGAGCTGGGCCTGACACTCATCAAGCTCCAGAAGGCGACCCCGTCCGAGCGCAAGCAGGCCGTGAGGCTCCTCGAGGACGTCACCCGTCAGAACCCCAGCAACCGGAGGGCCTGGGTGGGCTTGGAGACCGCCTATACGTTGATTGGCGAGCCCGCCAAGGCCAAGCGCGCCAACGACCGGGCGCAGCTCTTCATTCGCAGGAACTACTCGAGCCCGCAGAAGGCCCGGGAGCTGCTCCGGGACTTCTGA
- a CDS encoding serine/threonine protein kinase produces MALQAGDVFGRYELVSWLGRGGMAETWRAQLVGDAGVTKPVLIKKVLPEYANDEAFISMFISEARISATLSHGNVAQVFDFGRVDGEYFLAMEFVDGQPLHRVLKRAVKSGMSALPIPVAVFIALEMCRGLHYAHTRTNGSGTPLGIVHRDISPDNVLLGYEGQVKIVDFGIAKAQLLRGFKTAPGVVKGKYLFFSPEQARGEDVDARTDVWATGVVLYELLCGKLPVEGAPHVVMMRLGRGEIPAPSVLRPDLPQELNDIVMRALTPDRELRFESSHAFGDALAGFLYSNFPRFSSMSIAHLLRVLFRGDLVQEGRELSVPGSFLEEMKSWREPTPLPEPAPPLPPVSERQTRRLKAVSPPVPTETTEPHALEASSGASRRLIYGLSAGGLLTVGACLWFLILQEPHPSQIESAAPPPRPILPTVKVEPPTETKVAEPAPARPPLFDEKTVVAKASPQAPPTYLQEVQEAVRLALREHEVPRAQELANDCLRRYPQTPECHLMLGVVNAVLKDFKESHAHYMKFVELTPNGYPKRDLVIKALSKLEVEGRAADTSPPQAPTGSPLQASANLRQQADDLTTKQKYVAALAKAELCIQADPTFADCEFSLGYIHSKLGNAQQSEQHYEKFLGIAPIDHPKRARVINILGSTKKTSR; encoded by the coding sequence ATGGCACTCCAAGCGGGAGACGTCTTCGGGCGGTATGAGCTGGTGTCCTGGCTGGGCCGGGGCGGCATGGCGGAGACGTGGCGTGCCCAGCTGGTAGGGGATGCGGGCGTCACGAAGCCCGTCCTCATCAAGAAGGTCCTCCCCGAGTACGCCAACGACGAGGCCTTCATCTCCATGTTCATCAGCGAGGCGCGCATCTCCGCCACGCTGTCCCATGGCAACGTCGCCCAGGTCTTCGACTTTGGCCGCGTGGATGGCGAGTACTTCCTCGCCATGGAGTTCGTGGACGGCCAGCCCCTCCACCGCGTCCTCAAGCGCGCCGTGAAGAGTGGCATGAGCGCGCTGCCCATCCCCGTCGCCGTCTTCATCGCGCTGGAGATGTGCCGGGGGCTGCACTACGCGCACACCCGCACGAACGGCAGTGGAACACCCCTGGGCATCGTCCACCGGGACATCTCTCCGGACAACGTGCTGCTGGGCTACGAAGGTCAGGTCAAGATCGTCGACTTCGGCATCGCCAAGGCGCAGCTCTTGCGAGGCTTCAAGACGGCGCCGGGCGTGGTGAAGGGCAAGTACCTCTTCTTCTCCCCGGAGCAGGCGCGCGGCGAAGACGTGGATGCGCGCACGGATGTCTGGGCCACCGGCGTCGTGCTTTACGAGTTGCTGTGCGGAAAGCTCCCGGTGGAGGGGGCTCCCCATGTCGTGATGATGCGCCTGGGTCGCGGAGAGATTCCCGCGCCCAGCGTGCTCCGACCGGACCTGCCGCAGGAGTTGAATGACATCGTGATGCGGGCGCTGACTCCGGACCGGGAGCTGCGCTTTGAATCCAGCCATGCGTTCGGGGATGCGCTGGCCGGGTTCCTGTATTCGAACTTCCCGCGCTTCTCCTCCATGAGCATCGCGCACCTGCTGCGGGTGCTGTTCCGCGGAGACCTGGTGCAGGAAGGCCGGGAGCTGTCCGTCCCGGGCTCCTTCCTGGAGGAGATGAAGTCCTGGCGCGAGCCCACGCCCCTGCCCGAGCCCGCGCCCCCACTGCCGCCCGTGAGCGAGCGGCAGACCCGGCGACTGAAGGCTGTCAGTCCGCCCGTCCCCACCGAGACGACGGAGCCCCACGCCCTCGAAGCCTCGTCCGGTGCTTCGCGCCGGCTGATCTACGGACTGAGCGCGGGAGGACTGCTGACCGTGGGGGCGTGCCTGTGGTTCCTGATCCTGCAGGAGCCGCACCCATCGCAGATCGAATCCGCGGCTCCCCCGCCCCGTCCCATCCTCCCCACCGTCAAGGTCGAGCCGCCCACCGAGACGAAGGTCGCCGAGCCAGCCCCTGCCAGACCGCCGCTTTTCGACGAAAAGACAGTCGTCGCGAAGGCCTCCCCTCAAGCGCCCCCCACGTATCTCCAGGAGGTTCAAGAAGCGGTCCGTCTGGCACTTCGCGAGCATGAGGTACCCAGGGCACAGGAGCTCGCGAATGACTGCTTGAGGCGCTATCCACAGACACCCGAGTGCCATCTGATGCTGGGCGTCGTCAATGCCGTCCTCAAGGACTTCAAGGAATCACACGCGCACTACATGAAGTTCGTGGAACTCACACCGAACGGCTACCCGAAAAGGGACCTCGTCATCAAAGCCCTGAGCAAACTCGAAGTCGAAGGCAGAGCGGCGGATACGAGCCCTCCCCAAGCTCCCACCGGAAGCCCCCTCCAGGCGTCCGCGAACCTGCGCCAACAAGCCGACGACCTGACCACGAAGCAGAAGTACGTTGCCGCGCTCGCGAAAGCCGAGCTTTGCATCCAAGCCGACCCCACGTTCGCGGACTGCGAGTTTTCCCTGGGCTACATCCACTCAAAGCTAGGCAACGCCCAGCAGAGCGAACAGCACTACGAGAAGTTCTTGGGAATCGCCCCCATCGACCATCCCAAACGTGCGCGCGTCATCAACATCCTCGGCAGCACCAAGAAGACCTCCCGGTAG
- a CDS encoding glycoside hydrolase family protein, whose translation MNRSRLVLALPLAVLLSSFMGCDPASEAQPQTQTPPASVAKSSKRGIAYGYHSAADLKALSPGMSWWYNWSPRPEDGAASVYSSQNVSFVPMAWGGTPTVAQLESEIPAGATHLLGFNEPNFKFQANKTPRQAAALWPVLEEVARRKGLKLVSPAVNYCGDCVSEDGVTFNDPVVYLDAFFKACANCQVDAIAIHWYACDVGALKWYVGQFKKYNKPLWLTEFACGDRPHNEITVEVQKQYMVTAIEYLESEPAIERYAWFSGRNNEIPSINLLGASGVLTELGHLYVTLAANGSKPSP comes from the coding sequence ATGAACCGCTCCCGGCTGGTCCTCGCGCTGCCATTGGCCGTCCTGCTGTCTTCGTTCATGGGATGCGACCCCGCGTCGGAAGCGCAACCCCAGACGCAGACGCCACCCGCCAGCGTCGCGAAGAGCTCGAAGCGGGGCATCGCGTATGGCTATCACTCGGCGGCGGACCTGAAGGCGCTCTCCCCCGGGATGAGCTGGTGGTACAACTGGTCGCCCCGGCCCGAGGACGGCGCGGCGAGCGTCTATTCCTCCCAGAACGTCTCCTTCGTGCCCATGGCCTGGGGCGGCACGCCCACGGTGGCTCAGCTCGAGTCGGAGATTCCAGCCGGCGCCACGCACCTGCTGGGCTTCAACGAGCCCAACTTCAAGTTCCAGGCGAACAAGACGCCCCGGCAGGCCGCGGCGCTCTGGCCCGTCCTGGAAGAGGTGGCCCGCCGCAAGGGACTGAAGCTGGTGTCCCCGGCGGTGAACTACTGCGGCGACTGCGTCTCGGAGGATGGCGTCACCTTCAACGACCCGGTCGTGTACCTGGATGCCTTCTTCAAGGCCTGCGCGAACTGCCAGGTGGATGCCATCGCCATCCACTGGTACGCGTGCGACGTGGGCGCCCTCAAGTGGTACGTGGGCCAGTTCAAGAAGTACAACAAGCCCCTGTGGCTGACGGAGTTCGCCTGCGGCGACCGCCCCCACAATGAAATCACCGTCGAAGTGCAGAAGCAGTACATGGTGACTGCCATTGAGTATCTGGAGTCGGAGCCCGCCATCGAGCGCTATGCGTGGTTCTCCGGACGCAACAACGAGATCCCCTCCATCAACCTGCTGGGCGCCTCCGGGGTGCTGACGGAGCTGGGACACCTGTACGTCACGCTGGCCGCGAATGGCTCCAAGCCGTCCCCTTGA
- a CDS encoding MBL fold metallo-hydrolase translates to MPTPSDSARRAGLRQERSRASRQFEGHGFRNTAPVAAGLQGNPLPLLGEYFFGGTQRTPPGPLPVDDPRGTWARAPDTGLRVTWLGHSTMLLEVDGARVLTDPVFGERASPLSFAGPRRFHATPVPVEALPDLDAVLVSHDHYDHLCRSTIHALAKRRVPFITALGVGRHLEAFGVAPELITELDWWEEHRVGPVGFTATPSQHFSGRGLGDRNTTLWASWVLTTDKHRLFFSGDTGLTSEFEEIGRRHGPFDLVMMEVGAFHPSWGGIHLGPENALKAHAMLGSGVLMPVHWGTFNLALHAWDEPAETLVKLATEQQVRLFTPGLGRSLEPARVEGVTPWWRDVGEPRLVAQPAP, encoded by the coding sequence ATGCCGACTCCCAGTGACAGTGCACGCCGCGCGGGACTCCGACAGGAGCGCAGCCGGGCCTCCCGCCAGTTCGAAGGCCACGGCTTCCGCAACACCGCCCCGGTGGCGGCCGGCCTCCAGGGCAACCCGCTGCCCCTGTTGGGCGAGTACTTCTTCGGCGGCACGCAGCGCACCCCGCCCGGCCCCCTGCCGGTGGACGACCCGCGCGGCACCTGGGCCCGCGCGCCGGACACGGGCCTGCGCGTCACCTGGCTGGGCCACAGCACGATGCTGCTGGAGGTGGACGGGGCGCGCGTGCTCACCGACCCCGTCTTCGGCGAGCGGGCCTCGCCCCTGTCCTTCGCGGGTCCCCGGCGCTTCCACGCCACGCCCGTGCCCGTCGAAGCGCTGCCGGACCTGGACGCGGTGCTGGTGTCCCACGACCACTACGACCACCTGTGCCGGAGCACCATCCACGCGCTGGCGAAGCGGCGGGTGCCCTTCATCACCGCGCTGGGCGTGGGGCGCCACCTGGAGGCGTTCGGCGTGGCCCCGGAGCTCATCACCGAGCTGGACTGGTGGGAGGAGCACCGCGTGGGCCCGGTGGGCTTCACCGCGACGCCCTCGCAGCACTTCTCCGGCCGCGGCCTGGGCGACCGCAACACGACGCTGTGGGCGTCCTGGGTCCTCACCACCGACAAGCACCGGCTGTTCTTCAGCGGCGACACCGGCCTCACCTCCGAGTTCGAGGAGATTGGCCGCCGTCACGGCCCCTTCGACCTGGTGATGATGGAGGTGGGCGCGTTCCACCCGAGCTGGGGCGGCATCCACCTGGGCCCGGAGAACGCGCTCAAGGCGCACGCGATGCTGGGCAGCGGCGTCTTGATGCCGGTGCACTGGGGCACCTTCAACCTGGCGCTGCATGCGTGGGACGAGCCCGCGGAGACGCTGGTGAAGCTGGCCACGGAGCAGCAGGTGCGCCTGTTCACGCCCGGCCTGGGCCGGAGCCTGGAGCCCGCGCGCGTGGAGGGCGTGACGCCGTGGTGGCGCGATGTGGGCGAGCCGCGGCTGGTGGCGCAGCCAGCCCCTTGA
- a CDS encoding ELWxxDGT repeat protein: MGWRGGWVMSLLVVGVGCGGAIPDGAEDGLVQEPTSEPGVAAEAYCAPIPANTQRVKTILPPSQIGLPRYALGPSSFVNFQGTLHFAVNYEDGRGALWRSTGTDAGTTQVRAFPATAGNFTPFLAHLTPTSTQLFFQATDTATGSELWVSDGTTAGTRLVKDLTPGPQDSTLADLSAVGNTLVFMRERTDPATSSPRFELWKSDGTSAGTQLLRDFGSNVYVSFADTKVGNARLLFVRESGGATLLWRTDGTAGGTFQLKRLDAGPYTYPSEVRSSGTLALFTLDENSTLTELWKSDGTEGGTVRLASFGPTRAVRVLGELGGFAYFTSTSYSTQYMVIYRVPLTGGNPTPVVTLPNDYATKGVALPSIDAVSIAPGGTKLYFAVNIGSEGPAPRDTQLWVTDGTAGGTTLLRRPLSLSDEYGSPLLAVADNLVYFSSDEGGKFGIEPWVSNGTPSGTYRLKNISTQGFDPSSYPREYFLLGTRVYFSAYDDTLAGQLWSATMRTGCVRAKDAH, from the coding sequence ATGGGGTGGCGCGGCGGGTGGGTGATGTCTTTGCTGGTGGTGGGGGTGGGCTGCGGGGGAGCGATTCCGGACGGGGCGGAGGACGGCCTCGTACAGGAGCCCACCTCCGAGCCAGGAGTGGCGGCGGAGGCGTACTGCGCCCCCATCCCCGCGAACACCCAGCGGGTGAAGACCATCCTCCCGCCCTCGCAGATTGGCCTCCCGCGCTATGCGCTGGGGCCGAGCAGCTTCGTGAACTTCCAGGGGACGCTGCACTTCGCGGTGAACTACGAGGACGGCCGCGGCGCCCTGTGGCGGAGCACCGGCACGGACGCGGGCACCACGCAGGTGAGGGCCTTCCCGGCGACGGCGGGCAACTTCACGCCCTTCCTGGCGCACCTCACCCCCACCTCCACCCAGCTCTTCTTCCAGGCGACGGACACGGCGACCGGCAGCGAGCTGTGGGTGAGTGACGGAACGACGGCGGGCACCCGGCTCGTCAAGGACCTGACGCCGGGCCCGCAGGACTCGACGCTGGCGGACCTGTCCGCGGTGGGCAACACCCTGGTGTTCATGAGGGAGCGGACCGACCCCGCGACGTCCTCTCCCCGCTTCGAGCTGTGGAAGTCGGACGGCACCAGCGCGGGCACGCAGCTGCTGCGCGACTTCGGCTCCAACGTGTACGTGAGCTTCGCGGACACGAAGGTGGGCAACGCGCGGCTGCTCTTCGTGCGGGAGAGCGGCGGCGCTACCCTCCTGTGGAGGACGGACGGCACCGCCGGGGGCACCTTCCAGCTGAAGCGGCTGGACGCGGGCCCCTACACCTACCCTTCCGAGGTGCGCAGCTCGGGCACGCTCGCCCTCTTCACGCTGGACGAGAACAGCACCCTGACGGAGCTGTGGAAGTCGGACGGCACCGAGGGTGGGACGGTGCGGCTGGCGTCCTTCGGTCCCACGCGCGCGGTGCGCGTGCTGGGTGAGCTGGGCGGGTTCGCGTACTTCACGTCGACCTCCTACAGCACCCAGTACATGGTCATCTATCGGGTGCCGCTCACGGGCGGCAATCCCACGCCCGTCGTCACGCTGCCCAATGACTACGCCACGAAGGGCGTGGCGCTCCCCAGCATCGACGCCGTGAGCATCGCCCCGGGGGGCACGAAGCTCTACTTCGCCGTCAACATCGGCAGCGAAGGTCCGGCGCCCCGCGACACGCAGCTCTGGGTGACGGATGGCACCGCCGGGGGCACCACGCTGCTGCGCAGGCCGCTGAGCCTGTCGGACGAGTACGGCTCGCCGCTGCTCGCCGTGGCGGACAACCTCGTCTATTTCAGCTCGGACGAGGGGGGCAAGTTTGGCATCGAGCCCTGGGTGAGCAACGGCACGCCCTCCGGGACCTACCGCCTCAAGAACATCAGCACGCAGGGCTTCGATCCGTCCTCCTACCCGCGCGAGTACTTCCTGCTGGGCACCCGCGTCTACTTCAGCGCCTACGACGACACCCTGGCCGGCCAGCTCTGGTCCGCCACGATGCGGACCGGGTGCGTGAGGGCCAAGGACGCACACTAG
- a CDS encoding TAXI family TRAP transporter solute-binding subunit, with protein MKTDTLKTQLKRTLRRDLWFAIAPAVLVIAAAFAVTFYFVKPAPPKTLVMALAPDEGGFNYMAKRYQKFLAQHGVTLELRTTQGSVGSVAQLNAEDSGVDIAFAQSGTTGGKGQEAPEHVVSLGSLSYVPLWVFYRGEPLDDVRGLAGKRVAVGPEESGTRALALTLLKANRADAAPTELLPLDRDAAIDALTQGKIDAVFLVAPAESPRIQKLAAVKDVRLLSFTRAEAYTRRYPYLSRHVLPRGVFDFAQDVPGQDVVLLAPNALLLARDSLHPALAYLLMRAASEIHGTAGLLDKTGEFPAPLAAGFPLSSEAKRYYASGVPLLQRYLPFWAANLVDRLWVMLVPIIAVVVPLGRAVPAAFLWRVRSRIHRWYARLKEIEIQLEEDPDQEMLQAMLKRLEEAEREVNRIAVPLAYAENLYFFREHVDVVRRRLTRRLAGAPEHKDAPPLQVTG; from the coding sequence ATGAAGACGGACACGCTGAAAACGCAGCTCAAGCGCACGCTGCGGCGGGACCTGTGGTTCGCCATCGCCCCCGCGGTGCTCGTCATCGCGGCCGCGTTCGCGGTGACGTTCTACTTCGTCAAACCGGCGCCCCCCAAGACGCTGGTGATGGCGCTGGCGCCGGACGAGGGCGGCTTCAACTACATGGCGAAGCGCTACCAGAAGTTCCTCGCGCAGCACGGGGTGACGCTGGAGCTGCGCACCACGCAGGGGTCCGTGGGCAGCGTGGCCCAGCTGAACGCGGAGGACAGCGGGGTGGACATCGCCTTCGCGCAGAGCGGCACCACCGGCGGCAAGGGGCAGGAGGCCCCGGAGCACGTGGTGTCGCTGGGCAGCCTCTCCTACGTGCCGCTGTGGGTCTTCTACCGGGGCGAGCCCCTGGACGACGTGCGCGGCCTCGCGGGCAAGCGCGTCGCGGTGGGCCCGGAGGAGAGCGGCACGCGCGCGCTGGCGCTGACGCTCCTGAAGGCGAACCGCGCGGACGCGGCGCCCACGGAGCTGCTGCCGTTGGACCGGGACGCCGCCATCGACGCGCTGACGCAGGGGAAAATCGACGCGGTGTTCCTGGTGGCCCCGGCGGAGTCGCCGCGCATCCAGAAGCTGGCCGCGGTGAAGGACGTGCGCCTGCTCAGCTTCACGCGCGCGGAGGCGTACACGCGCCGCTACCCGTACCTGTCGCGCCACGTGCTGCCTCGGGGCGTGTTCGACTTCGCGCAGGACGTGCCCGGACAGGACGTGGTGCTGCTCGCGCCCAACGCGCTGCTGCTGGCGCGGGACTCCCTGCACCCCGCGCTCGCGTATCTGCTCATGCGCGCCGCCAGCGAAATCCATGGCACGGCGGGCCTCCTGGACAAGACAGGGGAGTTCCCCGCGCCGCTCGCGGCGGGCTTCCCCCTGAGCAGCGAGGCGAAGCGCTACTACGCGTCCGGCGTGCCGCTGCTCCAGCGCTACCTGCCGTTCTGGGCGGCGAACCTGGTGGACCGGCTGTGGGTGATGCTGGTGCCCATCATCGCGGTGGTGGTGCCGCTGGGGCGCGCGGTGCCCGCGGCGTTCCTCTGGCGGGTGCGCTCGCGCATCCATCGTTGGTACGCGCGGCTGAAGGAGATTGAAATCCAACTGGAGGAGGACCCGGACCAGGAGATGCTCCAGGCCATGCTCAAGCGGCTGGAGGAGGCCGAGCGCGAGGTGAACCGCATCGCGGTGCCGCTCGCCTACGCGGAGAACCTGTACTTCTTCCGCGAGCACGTGGACGTCGTGCGCCGCCGGCTCACCCGCAGGCTGGCGGGCGCGCCCGAGCACAAGGACGCGCCGCCGCTGCAGGTGACGGGCTGA
- a CDS encoding tellurite resistance TerB family protein, giving the protein MAAPSSPDTHFHIEVIKLLLQVATSDDRVTREEIDQIIDTARGFSVPLTELSALTRCLQDGLPLPPPNLGVLREDPKAVLEAVHALITKDGHVHEAEIEMVRQLRQMLGLVP; this is encoded by the coding sequence ATGGCCGCCCCGTCGTCCCCCGACACCCACTTCCACATCGAGGTCATCAAGCTGCTGCTCCAGGTGGCCACCAGCGACGACCGCGTCACCCGCGAGGAGATCGATCAAATCATCGACACCGCGCGTGGCTTCAGCGTGCCCCTGACGGAGCTCAGCGCCCTCACCCGCTGCCTCCAGGACGGCCTGCCCCTCCCGCCCCCGAACCTGGGCGTGCTGCGCGAGGACCCGAAGGCCGTGCTCGAAGCCGTCCACGCCCTCATCACCAAGGACGGCCACGTTCACGAAGCCGAGATCGAGATGGTCCGGCAGCTGCGCCAGATGCTCGGCCTCGTGCCCTGA
- a CDS encoding helix-turn-helix domain-containing protein — MARSRRFTAQEDALRFALYQDLIGVRTYEDIHVAIESRIAQLCRADHLAVGFANLDGSVGLEWKTTTAMPLLKDYSEWAPRDFVFQSTVMQPNIVLSDTQMLRGLPLERTETYQRSRDARLRLEHVMAALLFEDQQGLKGGLAVYSESRPFSELEQSKLQALIPVIKAAVTSVQHQYAVRFERDLMKALSLELGAAMVLTAMGRELVRTEAATRRVSKWFAPSELGAGGVPEEWATRVKRLSSMDGPPEPEWTHSVKNGNGEQLFVTFTPSTVLYGGRLTWQLRIEERVLSVLQGWRESLTPKEREVAECLLKGLANKDIAGSVECSEQTVKKHVASIFRKVGVGSRAEFIALALS; from the coding sequence ATGGCCAGGTCACGGAGATTCACCGCGCAAGAGGATGCCTTGCGCTTCGCGCTGTACCAGGACCTCATTGGCGTCCGGACCTACGAAGACATCCACGTCGCCATCGAGAGCCGGATTGCCCAATTGTGCCGGGCGGATCACCTCGCGGTGGGGTTCGCCAACCTGGATGGCTCCGTGGGGCTGGAATGGAAGACGACCACCGCCATGCCCCTGCTCAAGGATTATAGCGAGTGGGCCCCCAGGGACTTCGTCTTCCAGTCCACGGTGATGCAGCCCAACATCGTGCTCAGTGACACGCAGATGCTCCGGGGGCTGCCGTTGGAGCGCACGGAGACCTATCAACGCAGCCGGGACGCGAGGCTCCGGCTCGAGCATGTGATGGCGGCCCTGCTCTTCGAGGACCAGCAGGGGCTCAAGGGCGGCCTCGCCGTCTACAGCGAGTCCCGGCCCTTCTCCGAGCTGGAGCAGTCGAAGCTCCAGGCGCTCATCCCGGTCATCAAGGCCGCCGTGACCTCGGTGCAGCACCAGTACGCCGTCCGCTTCGAACGGGACCTCATGAAGGCTCTGTCACTTGAACTGGGCGCCGCGATGGTGCTGACGGCCATGGGGCGGGAGCTGGTCCGGACGGAGGCGGCCACGCGGCGGGTGTCGAAGTGGTTCGCCCCCAGCGAGCTGGGCGCGGGGGGCGTGCCGGAAGAGTGGGCGACCCGCGTGAAGAGGCTGTCGAGCATGGACGGCCCGCCGGAGCCGGAGTGGACCCACTCCGTGAAGAATGGCAACGGCGAACAGCTGTTCGTGACGTTCACCCCGTCCACGGTGCTCTATGGCGGGCGTCTGACCTGGCAGCTGCGCATCGAGGAGCGCGTCTTGTCTGTCTTGCAGGGGTGGCGCGAGAGCCTGACGCCCAAGGAGCGCGAAGTGGCGGAGTGTCTGCTCAAGGGCCTGGCCAACAAGGACATCGCCGGCTCGGTCGAGTGCAGCGAGCAGACGGTGAAGAAGCACGTGGCCAGCATCTTCCGGAAGGTGGGCGTCGGCTCGCGGGCGGAGTTCATCGCCCTGGCCCTCTCATAG